Within Dictyostelium discoideum AX4 chromosome 4 chromosome, whole genome shotgun sequence, the genomic segment ATATCAAAAACAGCAGACTTATATATAGAACGTTCAACAATTATTTGCAATTTTCAAGAAGCAAtcattcaatatttaatattatcaaactTTATTTGGTCAGTTTGTATTTCAGtaaagtaagttttttttttaatttatttttatttataaattatttatttactataTAAACTAaccattatatttatatatgtatatataaagtttattatatttatgtTTTTCACCGaataagaatttaaaaaaaaatgaacttTTATATCATTTATGTAGTTGGGGTATTCCTTTAATTGTTGTAGTTATTACTAAAATACCTAATATGATAAGTGATAATGGTAATCAGTAAGtgttattaaatttactttttaattttttttttttttttttttctatatagAAATatactaaaataaaatttataggTGTAGATTTAAAAGtccaaattatattaaattttatttagaaaCAATATTGTTTATAGCGTTTatgttatttaattttatagttgcatttattacaattaagCATATTATTAGTGGAAATTTAAGAGAATCagagacaacaacaacaagtgTACTATTTgtaaatgaaaagaaaattacaactaaaaaaatagtttggagattattattatatccaagtatattatcaatttgttATATTATGACTTTagttttatcaatttatcaattttcaaCAGAATCTtatggtagtggtggtgctTATGCTAATAGTATCAACAATAAaagaaatgataaaaatacagaaagtggtaatagtaataataataataatagttatatagaaattttattatatatttcaaAGGCAATATTCTTATTACAAGGTTTTTTCAATGCATTGGTTTATTTACGTTCTTCGAAATTAAGAGATCGTTATAAGAAAATaactatttttagaaaaatatTTTGGAGGGATGAAGCTGAttatcaatcaattaatgatggttttaattgataaaatataaatgatatttacaatatatatatatcatggtaaaataaaaaaaaaaaaaaaaaaaaaaaaacaaaacaaattttagaagtttttatccaaaaaaaaaaaaaaaaaaaaaaaataaggtTAATTcgtattgaatttttatttttatttttatttttatttctatttttatttttttttttttatttctttttttttttttttttcaaaaataaaaaaagttgacCATTTTTTgtgattaaaaataaaattttaattttttttttttttaaattttttcaaaatctgtTTTgtggattatttaaaaaaaaaaaaaaaaaaaaaaaagaaaaaaaaagaaaaaaaaaaaaaaaacaacactCTCATCacacatttaattttttttttttttttttttaacttgtATATatcctttatttttattttctttttttctttttcaatattaaaaaatgacaTCATTGGAAACGTATAATGATAATGTAAAGACCGCTTTAATTATGTGTTTTTTAAGTGGTCTTTCAACAGCCATTGGTAAGTATATAATTATAgctataattaaataaattccaattatttatttaaataattcaattcaaattaCTCAAcccaatctttttttttttattttttatatt encodes:
- the crlE gene encoding G-protein-coupled receptor family protein (Similar to GPCR), with the translated sequence MLSLSSYVLNLVGSILCLIGCLFIIGHFFWIPLLRTSLSRIIIYPTFILLLYDMVSFPSFISKTADLYIERSTIICNFQEAIIQYLILSNFIWSVCISVNLLYLCFSPNKNLKKNELLYHLCSWGIPLIVVVITKIPNMISDNGNQCRFKSPNYIKFYLETILFIAFMLFNFIVAFITIKHIISGNLRESETTTTSVLFVNEKKITTKKIVWRLLLYPSILSICYIMTLVLSIYQFSTESYGSGGAYANSINNKRNDKNTESGNSNNNNNSYIEILLYISKAIFLLQGFFNALVYLRSSKLRDRYKKITIFRKIFWRDEADYQSINDGFN